A portion of the Macaca thibetana thibetana isolate TM-01 chromosome 9, ASM2454274v1, whole genome shotgun sequence genome contains these proteins:
- the LOC126962159 gene encoding 40S ribosomal protein S3a-like → MRAHYIRKKWEGPFDSLTSTTAVGKNKRLTKGGKKGAKKKVVDPFSKKDWYDVKAPAMSNIRNIGKALVTRTQGTKIASDGLKRRVFEVSLADLQNDEVAFRKFTLITEDVQDKNCLTNFHDMDLTCDKMYSMVKKWQTMIEAHVDVKTTDGYLLHLFCVGFTKKRNNQIRKTSCAQHQQVRQIRKKMMEIMTREVQTNDLKEVVNKLIPDSTGKDIEKACQSIYPLHDVFVRKVQMLKKPKCELGKLVELHGEGSSSGKATADETDAKVE, encoded by the coding sequence ATGCGGGCGCACTACATTAGAAAAAAGTGGGAGGGCCCTTTTGACTCTCTGACCAGCACCACGGCAGTTGGCAAGAACAAGCGCCTTACGAAAGGTGGTAAAAAGGGAGCCAAGAAAAAAGTGGTTGATCCATTTTCTAAGAAAGATTGGTATGATGTGAAAGCACCTGCTATGTCCAATATAAGAAATATTGGAAAGGCACTTGTCACCAGGACCCAAGGAACCAAAATTGCATCTGATGGCCTCAAGCGTCGTGTGTTTGAAGTGAGTCTTGCTGATTTGCAGAATGATGAAGTTGCATTTAGAAAATTCACGCTGATTACTGAAGATGTTCAGGACAAAAACTGCCTGACTAACTTCCATGACATGGATCTTACCTGTGACAAAATGTATTCCATGGTCAAAAAGTGGCAGACAATGATTGAAGCTCATGTTGATGTCAAGACTACCGATGGTTACTTGCTTCATCTGTTCTGTGTTGGTTTTACTAAAAAACGCAACAATCAGATACGGAAGACCTCTTGTGCTCAGCATCAACAGGTCCGCCAAATCCGGAAGAAGATGATGGAAATCATGACCCGAGAGGTGCAGACAAATGACTTGAAAGAAGTGGTCAATAAATTGATTCCAGACAGCACTGGAAAAGACATAGAAAAGGCTTGCCAATCTATTTATCCTCTCCATGATGTCTTTGTTAGAAAAGTACAAATGCTGAAGAAGCCCAAGTGTGAATTGGGAAAGCTCGTGGAGCTTCATGGTGAAGGCAGCAGTTCTGGAAAAGCCACTGCGGACGAGACAGATGCTAAAGTCGAATGA